One window of Grus americana isolate bGruAme1 chromosome 18, bGruAme1.mat, whole genome shotgun sequence genomic DNA carries:
- the TEKT3 gene encoding tektin-3: MELVGSPLMTMYAHPRSTPTKFLPAISTMASSYKNRIPYYSLPHSFSLPWMPSAYYKAAAINPTLAPFSRGSQGLTPSKMLPFVPNRTTLFTRYTPDDWYKSNLTNYKESETSRHNAERLRVDTTRMIQDKYQQTKKTQVESTKNLGERVNDIEFWKSELCHELDEMIGETNVLTDVKKRLERALAKTEAPLQVAQECLLHREKRMGIDLVHDDVEKQLFTEVDVIRSCQERMQRYLDQAKAQLVSNRAAQHELERDLANKQAALRIDDKCHHLRNTSDGIGYYRGVERVDATISVPESWAKFTDNNILLSQSERAASAKLRDNIENLLLVTANEMWHQFNVVNVAFTNRIAETADAKSKIQTHLAKTLQEIFQIEMNIEAIRKAIRDKGPPLKVAQTRLDERTRRPNMELCRDTAQLRLVNEVYEIDETIQSLQQRLRDAEDTLQTLVRAKSVLEHDLAVKANSLFIDQEKCMGMRKNFPSTARLVGYV, encoded by the exons ATGGAGCTGGTCGGCTCTCCCTTAATGACAATGTACGCCCACCCAAGATCTACACCTACCAAGTTTCTGCCTGCCATCAGCACCATGGCTTCAAGCTATAAGAACCGGATTCCTTACTACTCCTTGCCTCATAGCTTCAGCCTCCCCTGGATGCCCAGCGCCTACTACAAAGCAGCTGCCATCAACCCAACTTTGGCTCCGTTTTCCCGAGGCTCCCAGGGGTTAACTCCCAGCAAGATGCTTCCTTTTGTCCCCAACAGAACAACCCTCTTCACCAGGTACACCCCTGACGACTGGTACAAGTCCAACCTGACCAACTACAAGGAGTCGGAGACTTCCCGGCACAACGCAGAGCGTCTGAGAGTTGATACCACCCGCATGATTCAGGATAAATATCAGCAGACAAAGAAAACCCAAGTAGAAAGCACCAAAAACCTGGGAGAACGTGTCAATGATATTGAATTTTGGAAATCAGAGCTCTGCCACGAGCTGGATGAGATGATTGGGGAGACCAACGTACTCACAGACGTGAAGAAACGACTGGAGAGAGCCTTGGCCAAGACGGAGGCCCCTCTCCAG GTCGCTCAGGAGTGTTTGCTTCACCGGGAGAAGAGGATGGGCATCGACCTAGTCCATGACGATGTGGAGAAGCAGCTCTTCACA GAAGTCGATGTCATCAGGTCGTGCCAGGAGAGGATGCAGCGGTACCTGGATCAGGCGAAAGCCCAGCTCGT GTCCAACAGGGCGGCCCAGCACgagctggagagggacctgGCCAACAAGCAGGCGGCCCTCCGCATCGACGACAAGTGCCACCACCTGAGGAACACCTCCGACGGCATCGGCTACTACCGAGGGGTCGAGCGGGTGGATGCCAC GATTTCGGTGCCGGAATCATGGGCCAAGTTCACGGACAACAACATCCTCCTCTCCCAGAGCGAACGGGCGGCCTCCGCCAAGCTGCGGGACAACATCGAGAACCTGCTGCTGGTGACGGCCAACGAGATGTGGCACCAGTTCAACGTGGTGAACGTCGCCTTCACCAACCGCATCGCCGAGACGGCCGACGCCAAGAGCAAGATTCAGACCCACCTGGCCAAG ACACTGCAGGAAATCTTCCAGATCGAGATGAACATAGAAGCCATCCGAAAAGCCATTAGGGACAAAGGGCCTCCGTTAAAAGTGGCTCAGACCCGGCTGGATGAGCGCACGCGGAGACCAAACATGGAGCTGTGCCGGGACACTGCCCAGCTCCG CCTCGTCAACGAGGTCTATGAAATCGATGAGACGATCCAGAGCCTTCAGCAGCGGCTGAGAGACGCCGAGGACACGCTGCAAACGCTGGTTCGTGCCAAGTCGGTCTTGGAGCATGACCTGGCTGTCAAAGCCAACTCCCTCTTCATCGACCAGGAGAAGTGCATGGGGATGCGCAAGAACTTTCCCAGCACCGCGCGGCTGGTGGGTTATGTTTAG